The following proteins are encoded in a genomic region of Sulfurovum indicum:
- the hisH gene encoding imidazole glycerol phosphate synthase subunit HisH, translating to MIAIVDYGVGNIKAFANIYKNLNIPFKVAKSEDDLEDATKIILPGVGSFDHVMQSLNGSGMREKLDKLVLDKKLPVLGICVGLQMLAKSSDEGELEGLGWIDAHVRKFDESKLTKTTPLPHMGWNSIKIVKDNALLKDLDTEARFYFLHSYFIECKNENVVAATASYSETFTSMVHQDNIYGIQPHPEKSHKNGITLLKNFGEL from the coding sequence ATGATAGCGATCGTTGACTATGGAGTAGGAAATATTAAAGCATTTGCCAATATTTATAAAAACTTGAATATCCCTTTTAAAGTGGCAAAATCCGAAGATGATCTGGAAGATGCAACCAAGATCATCTTACCCGGAGTCGGGTCGTTTGACCATGTGATGCAAAGTCTTAATGGTTCAGGTATGAGGGAAAAACTGGATAAACTTGTGTTGGACAAAAAACTGCCTGTTCTTGGTATTTGTGTCGGTCTTCAAATGTTGGCAAAGTCAAGTGACGAAGGAGAACTCGAGGGGTTAGGTTGGATAGATGCTCATGTTAGAAAGTTTGATGAGTCAAAACTGACAAAAACAACACCGCTTCCTCATATGGGATGGAACAGTATTAAAATAGTAAAAGATAATGCACTTTTGAAGGATCTGGATACAGAAGCACGGTTCTATTTTTTACATTCGTATTTTATAGAATGTAAGAATGAGAATGTAGTCGCTGCCACAGCAAGCTACAGTGAAACATTTACAAGCATGGTGCATCAAGACAATATTTACGGGATTCAACCGCATCCAGAGAAAAGCCATAAAAATGGTATTACATTACTTAAAAACTTTGGAGAACTCTAA
- a CDS encoding AglZ/HisF2 family acetamidino modification protein: MLYPRIIPCLLVHNKGLVKTIKFKEGKYVGDPINAVKIFNEKEVDELMVLDIDATVEGCEPDYKMIENLAVECRMPLCYGGGIKTAEQAEKIFSLGVEKIAISSAVIDNPSIVKELAQKVGTQSVVVVLDVKKKMFGGYEVVTHNATRKTGIDPVKFTKELEALGIGEIVINSVDNDGIMKGYDFNIIDKVKEIVTVPMTVLGGAGSLDDMGQVIKRHGIISVAAGSLFVFKGKYKAVLINYPKHDEKEKLINENYKGIE, translated from the coding sequence ATGCTTTATCCAAGAATCATTCCATGCCTTTTGGTGCACAATAAAGGGCTTGTTAAAACCATTAAGTTTAAAGAGGGCAAATATGTCGGTGATCCTATCAATGCAGTGAAGATATTTAATGAAAAAGAGGTTGATGAACTGATGGTCTTGGACATCGACGCAACAGTAGAGGGGTGTGAACCCGACTATAAGATGATAGAAAACCTTGCCGTTGAGTGTAGGATGCCTTTGTGTTATGGAGGAGGGATAAAAACTGCCGAGCAAGCTGAAAAGATATTTAGCCTTGGTGTGGAAAAGATAGCTATCAGCTCTGCAGTAATCGATAATCCATCTATAGTAAAAGAGTTGGCACAAAAAGTAGGAACACAAAGTGTTGTTGTAGTCCTCGATGTTAAAAAGAAGATGTTTGGCGGATATGAAGTTGTGACTCATAACGCAACAAGGAAAACAGGGATTGACCCGGTGAAATTTACTAAAGAGTTGGAAGCGTTAGGTATTGGAGAGATTGTAATAAACTCTGTAGATAATGACGGCATAATGAAAGGTTATGATTTTAACATTATCGACAAAGTCAAAGAGATCGTTACAGTACCCATGACCGTACTTGGTGGAGCCGGTTCGTTGGATGATATGGGACAGGTAATAAAACGGCATGGAATTATCAGTGTTGCTGCGGGAAGCTTGTTTGTGTTTAAAGGGAAGTATAAAGCTGTTTTGATTAATTATCCGAAGCATGATGAAAAAGAAAAACTAATAAATGAAAATTACAAGGGAATAGAATGA
- a CDS encoding bi-domain-containing oxidoreductase produces MKQLIQSFKTGELGLFDVPAPICQENGALVQTTVSLVSAGTEKMLVDFAKKSMLAKAKDRPDLVKQVVDKMKKEGVKNTLEKVFTKLDTPIPLGYSAAGQVIEVGSNMSGLNVGDRVACGGAGYANHAEINYVPKNLMVKIPDEVDDIDASFVTVGAIALQGVRQTEPKLGERVAVIGLGLLGQLTVQLLKANGCKVIGSDVDPDKIALAKKLGADETCHAGDLIAKANEFSNGHGVDAVIIAASTSSNQPVIDAAEISRMRGRVVFLGMVGMDIPRNDYYKKEIDLRLSMAYGPGRYDPEYEEKGHDYPFDLVRWTEQRNFEAFLGLIEEGKITPKELITHSYGFDDAMTAYDLLEGKIQEKYLGIVLKYKKDINLDEHKIVQRSDKAVSADKVNVGLIGAGNFTKSVILPNMQKVGGYELVGLCTATGVSAQGTGKKYDFKYITTDSDEIFKNTEINSVFVTTQHNDHALKVIKAMENQKHCFVEKPLCIYEEELEAIKEAYNGKSILQVGFNRRFSPMVEKMKVKLNGPASINYRVNAGIIPKDIWIQDRTIGGGRIIGEVCHFIDTCSYLVDSEVVSVYAATVQKDDQSIPDEDNVNITLKYANGSTAIISYYAYGDTSMPKEHIEAFCNGVSMQMTDFRELIIYSGGKKEKIKSANQDKGFMGEFKAFKESVQNGRPAIPFESIYNTTKTTFKILESIRRGNVEQV; encoded by the coding sequence ATGAAACAACTAATACAAAGCTTTAAAACAGGAGAACTTGGACTTTTTGATGTCCCCGCTCCGATCTGCCAGGAAAATGGTGCCTTGGTGCAAACAACAGTGAGTCTAGTGAGTGCAGGTACAGAGAAGATGTTGGTGGACTTTGCTAAGAAGTCGATGTTGGCAAAAGCTAAAGATAGACCTGACCTTGTAAAACAAGTTGTGGACAAGATGAAAAAAGAGGGTGTTAAAAACACACTTGAAAAAGTGTTTACTAAACTCGATACACCAATACCTCTTGGGTACTCTGCTGCCGGTCAAGTGATAGAAGTCGGTTCTAACATGAGTGGACTCAATGTAGGTGACAGAGTTGCTTGTGGTGGTGCTGGGTATGCAAACCATGCTGAGATCAATTATGTGCCTAAGAACCTGATGGTCAAAATACCTGACGAAGTGGATGACATCGATGCTTCGTTTGTCACTGTAGGGGCTATTGCACTTCAAGGTGTGCGCCAGACAGAACCAAAACTTGGTGAGAGAGTGGCGGTTATAGGACTTGGACTGCTTGGACAACTTACTGTTCAGCTTCTTAAAGCCAACGGCTGTAAAGTCATCGGTTCTGATGTTGACCCAGACAAGATAGCATTGGCTAAAAAATTGGGTGCTGACGAGACTTGTCATGCAGGAGATCTCATAGCCAAAGCCAATGAATTTTCTAACGGACATGGAGTAGATGCAGTCATCATCGCGGCTTCGACATCATCTAACCAACCTGTCATCGATGCAGCTGAGATCTCTCGTATGCGTGGTAGAGTCGTGTTCCTTGGTATGGTAGGAATGGACATTCCTCGTAACGACTACTACAAAAAAGAGATCGACCTGCGTTTGTCTATGGCCTATGGACCGGGACGTTATGACCCTGAGTATGAAGAGAAAGGACATGATTACCCCTTTGACCTGGTACGCTGGACAGAACAGCGTAACTTTGAAGCCTTTTTGGGACTCATAGAAGAGGGGAAGATCACCCCTAAAGAGCTCATCACCCATAGTTACGGCTTCGATGATGCCATGACCGCTTACGATCTGCTCGAAGGCAAGATACAGGAGAAGTACCTCGGTATTGTCTTGAAGTATAAAAAGGACATCAACCTCGACGAACACAAGATCGTTCAGCGCAGTGACAAGGCTGTGAGTGCTGACAAAGTCAATGTTGGGCTTATCGGTGCGGGGAACTTTACCAAATCTGTCATCTTACCGAATATGCAAAAAGTCGGTGGCTATGAACTGGTTGGTCTTTGTACAGCTACAGGAGTTAGCGCCCAAGGGACAGGTAAGAAGTATGACTTTAAGTACATCACGACAGACAGTGACGAGATCTTTAAAAACACTGAGATCAACTCTGTCTTTGTGACAACACAACACAATGACCACGCCCTAAAAGTCATCAAAGCTATGGAGAACCAAAAACATTGTTTTGTAGAGAAACCACTCTGCATCTATGAAGAGGAGCTTGAAGCCATTAAAGAAGCATATAACGGAAAATCCATCTTGCAGGTGGGCTTTAACCGACGTTTCTCACCAATGGTAGAGAAGATGAAAGTCAAACTTAACGGACCGGCCTCCATTAACTACCGTGTTAATGCCGGGATCATTCCTAAAGATATCTGGATACAGGACAGGACCATCGGCGGTGGGCGCATCATCGGTGAAGTGTGTCACTTCATCGATACCTGCTCTTACCTTGTAGATTCCGAAGTGGTGTCTGTGTATGCCGCAACGGTACAAAAAGATGACCAGTCTATCCCTGATGAGGACAACGTCAACATCACGTTGAAATATGCAAATGGAAGCACCGCGATCATTTCCTACTATGCCTATGGCGATACCTCTATGCCCAAAGAGCATATAGAGGCTTTTTGCAATGGAGTGAGCATGCAGATGACAGACTTCAGAGAACTCATCATCTACAGTGGCGGAAAGAAAGAGAAGATTAAAAGTGCTAATCAAGACAAAGGTTTCATGGGAGAGTTCAAAGCCTTTAAAGAATCTGTACAGAATGGGAGACCGGCGATACCATTTGAGAGCATCTATAATACGACGAAGACGACATTTAAGATCTTGGAATCGATTAGAAGAGGGAATGTAGAACAAGTTTAA